A single region of the Candidatus Endomicrobium procryptotermitis genome encodes:
- a CDS encoding competence/damage-inducible protein A → MSVKIMKIELICTGNELLTGKINTTAAYIGSKLLFLGLHLSFITTVGDRKAELCKELKIACERSSIIIVTGGLGPTFDDITVESVAQTLGMETYIDENVLNSIKEFFVKHSIFEIPKINERQANIIRGAKVLENRFGTAPGQLLHFEYKEGEKKIRKTIFLLPGPPREMRPMFDENAEPFFKSYHSGIRKNESLHIFGLAESLVEELIKPVMEAVGFGENGAIEFGILASGSIITVKYAVSGTDEMLVDDISGNLKFELEKVLGDNIFGSGNDELADSVGRLLIENKKTVSFAESCTGGLVSKKITDTSGSSAYFKSSAVTYSNESKMKLLGIKEETLRDFGAVSEETAKEMAEGTLRVSDCDYAVSVTGIAGPGGATKEKPIGLVFIAIASKKGTQIFKYNFSGNRKDIRERAANTALDVLRRKILNDKDAKKTSARISKGKKR, encoded by the coding sequence TTGAGTGTCAAAATCATGAAAATCGAACTCATCTGTACTGGAAACGAATTATTGACCGGTAAAATAAATACCACTGCCGCATATATAGGTTCAAAGCTTTTGTTTTTGGGGCTTCATTTGTCGTTTATAACAACCGTCGGAGACAGAAAAGCCGAACTTTGTAAGGAACTTAAAATAGCCTGTGAAAGAAGCAGCATAATTATCGTCACTGGTGGGTTGGGACCTACTTTTGACGATATAACTGTAGAAAGTGTTGCGCAGACACTTGGCATGGAAACATATATCGATGAAAACGTTTTAAATTCTATAAAAGAGTTTTTTGTAAAACATTCGATTTTTGAAATTCCTAAAATCAATGAGAGGCAGGCAAATATTATCAGGGGAGCCAAAGTTTTGGAGAACCGTTTTGGCACGGCTCCCGGACAACTGCTTCATTTTGAATATAAAGAAGGTGAAAAGAAAATAAGAAAGACGATATTTTTGCTTCCTGGCCCGCCTAGAGAAATGCGGCCTATGTTTGACGAAAACGCGGAACCTTTTTTCAAAAGCTATCATTCAGGAATAAGAAAAAACGAGTCTTTACACATTTTCGGGCTTGCTGAATCTCTTGTCGAAGAACTGATAAAGCCCGTTATGGAAGCGGTGGGGTTCGGTGAAAACGGAGCCATAGAGTTTGGAATTCTGGCAAGTGGAAGCATTATAACTGTAAAATATGCGGTTTCTGGAACCGATGAAATGCTTGTTGATGATATTTCAGGTAATCTGAAATTTGAGCTTGAAAAAGTACTCGGAGACAATATTTTCGGCTCCGGAAACGACGAGCTTGCCGATTCGGTAGGCAGACTTTTGATAGAAAACAAAAAAACAGTTTCTTTTGCTGAATCCTGTACGGGTGGGCTTGTTTCAAAAAAGATTACCGACACGTCTGGCAGTTCGGCATATTTCAAAAGTTCAGCGGTAACTTATTCAAATGAATCAAAGATGAAACTGCTCGGAATTAAAGAAGAAACGCTTAGAGATTTTGGTGCAGTAAGTGAAGAAACGGCTAAAGAAATGGCGGAAGGGACGCTGCGTGTTTCGGATTGCGATTATGCCGTTTCGGTTACCGGTATAGCAGGACCCGGCGGAGCGACAAAAGAAAAGCCCATCGGGCTTGTTTTTATTGCAATCGCTTCAAAAAAAGGGACACAGATTTTTAAATATAACTTTTCAGGGAACAGAAAAGACATCAGAGAACGTGCGGCAAATACTGCTCTTGATGTACTGCGCCGCAAAATTTTAAATGATAAAGATGCAAAAAAGACGTCTGCACGTATCTCAAAAGGCAAAAAGAGATGA
- a CDS encoding DUF481 domain-containing protein yields MKRLLFAVVFCISVSAALYSQDESNANDEQKPVTAQVNWKTSGILIWAYNQTAVSKNWTGKESFSRMWQAKLFLSAERDSYKSNWLITFKEEYGESETKKNSEISIDHFEFNAVYTYKIYKLLQPYVSFYVQSQNNKFMDPVSYIESAGFNFTVFSNNINALKLRAGVALKQIDDSINGNKRNSGAEVVANYDLLFHKDAKFVSEARIYETFKDGEDFRWENKLFLKTGPWFTTEFGYKVYFENARITAHSWTEDIETLIYVALGFSFNIFRN; encoded by the coding sequence GTGAAAAGATTATTATTTGCAGTAGTGTTTTGCATTTCAGTGTCTGCGGCTTTGTATTCACAGGATGAGAGCAATGCAAATGACGAACAAAAACCTGTGACGGCGCAAGTAAATTGGAAAACTTCTGGAATTTTAATTTGGGCATATAATCAAACGGCGGTAAGCAAAAATTGGACGGGGAAAGAAAGCTTTTCAAGAATGTGGCAGGCTAAATTGTTTTTAAGCGCTGAACGCGATTCTTATAAATCAAACTGGCTTATTACTTTTAAAGAAGAATATGGTGAAAGCGAGACGAAAAAGAACTCTGAGATAAGCATTGATCATTTTGAATTTAACGCTGTTTATACCTATAAAATTTATAAATTGCTGCAGCCGTATGTTTCATTTTACGTGCAGTCGCAAAATAATAAGTTTATGGATCCCGTAAGCTATATAGAGTCTGCCGGCTTTAACTTTACAGTTTTTTCGAACAATATCAATGCTCTTAAGTTGAGAGCAGGTGTAGCGCTCAAACAGATTGATGACTCTATAAACGGCAATAAAAGAAATTCTGGAGCGGAAGTTGTTGCCAATTATGATTTACTTTTTCATAAAGATGCAAAATTTGTTTCTGAAGCCAGAATATATGAAACTTTTAAAGATGGAGAAGATTTTAGATGGGAAAACAAGCTGTTTTTGAAAACTGGTCCGTGGTTTACTACAGAATTCGGCTATAAAGTTTATTTTGAAAATGCTAGAATCACGGCTCATAGCTGGACTGAAGACATCGAGACTCTTATTTATGTCGCTTTGGGTTTTTCTTTCAATATATTTAGAAATTAA
- a CDS encoding 4Fe-4S binding protein: MAEKIVYTLSAKCKDCYRCIRVCPVKAISFSGSQANVNNERCIVCGTCIRECPQGAKTFRNDVSNVEMLLEESRKNKLKIAITLAPSFVCAFDGTEIRKIPTALKKLGFCHVAETAIGAYDTAIATAKRAAKDNKTKICTACPAAVNYVTMYRQDNTANLINVVSPMIAHAKKIKKKFGEEVKIIFAGPCVAKKSEILWENAKGSVEYALTFAELKELFADNGINLLSLEDGCFDEEVPGKSRFFPLPGGLLKTASIENDGLDKQIFHVSGFEDLKNAVDDIDCSDGVLIEPLFCDNGCINGPGIGNDKNIFEKRKDIINYASMAKVSGKTPEVDVKSLKINFLPNYNVKHIRYSEEEIRKVLEKTGKFTREDELNCGACGYDSCRDKAVAVLDKTAEPEMCIPFMRKAAEVKADKIFETSPNGIIITDNNFNILSMNDAFKRMFLTSEALIGKHISALFDPSEFYMLASSKEPSRISVVSYDAYGIKCRQIVYFVKDDKQYIGIFINITKTSRDKERLNEIKKQTLLKAKELLEHQIDSAKKMALFLGESTAKSEELLNQLLKILENDDEQ; the protein is encoded by the coding sequence ATGGCTGAAAAAATTGTATATACTTTGTCGGCGAAATGTAAAGACTGTTACAGGTGCATAAGGGTATGTCCCGTAAAAGCGATAAGTTTTTCCGGTTCACAGGCAAATGTAAACAATGAAAGATGCATAGTCTGCGGAACGTGTATAAGAGAGTGTCCGCAGGGTGCGAAAACTTTTAGAAACGACGTTTCAAATGTTGAAATGCTGCTTGAAGAAAGCAGGAAAAATAAATTGAAAATTGCCATAACACTGGCACCGTCGTTTGTCTGCGCTTTTGACGGTACTGAAATAAGAAAGATTCCTACGGCATTAAAAAAACTTGGCTTTTGTCACGTTGCAGAAACTGCGATAGGCGCTTACGATACGGCGATAGCCACGGCAAAACGCGCCGCTAAAGATAATAAAACAAAAATATGCACAGCATGTCCGGCCGCTGTAAATTATGTGACAATGTACAGGCAAGACAATACCGCAAATCTTATAAATGTCGTTTCTCCGATGATAGCGCATGCGAAAAAGATAAAGAAAAAATTCGGAGAAGAGGTAAAAATAATTTTTGCTGGTCCATGCGTTGCAAAAAAAAGTGAAATTCTTTGGGAAAACGCCAAAGGTTCTGTCGAATACGCTTTAACTTTTGCCGAGCTTAAAGAGCTTTTTGCAGACAATGGCATAAATCTTTTGTCTCTTGAGGACGGCTGCTTTGATGAAGAGGTTCCCGGAAAATCGAGATTTTTTCCGCTTCCTGGCGGGCTTTTGAAAACCGCTTCGATTGAAAACGACGGTTTGGACAAACAAATTTTTCATGTCAGTGGCTTTGAAGATTTAAAAAACGCCGTTGATGATATAGATTGTTCTGATGGTGTTTTAATTGAGCCTCTATTTTGTGATAATGGATGCATAAACGGGCCGGGGATTGGAAACGATAAAAATATATTCGAAAAAAGAAAAGACATAATAAATTACGCTTCAATGGCAAAAGTATCTGGGAAAACGCCGGAAGTTGATGTTAAATCGCTGAAAATTAATTTTTTACCGAACTATAACGTAAAACACATAAGATATTCCGAAGAAGAAATAAGGAAAGTTTTGGAAAAGACAGGTAAATTTACAAGAGAAGACGAACTTAACTGCGGTGCCTGCGGATATGACAGCTGCCGCGACAAAGCTGTCGCTGTACTTGATAAAACGGCCGAACCCGAAATGTGCATTCCTTTTATGAGAAAAGCGGCGGAAGTAAAAGCCGACAAAATATTTGAAACAAGCCCGAATGGCATAATAATTACCGATAATAATTTTAATATTTTGTCTATGAATGACGCTTTTAAAAGAATGTTTCTAACTTCAGAAGCTCTTATAGGAAAACATATTTCTGCGCTTTTTGACCCTTCGGAATTTTACATGTTGGCAAGCTCTAAAGAGCCAAGCAGAATCAGTGTCGTTTCTTATGATGCTTACGGCATTAAATGCAGGCAGATAGTATATTTTGTGAAAGATGATAAGCAATATATAGGAATTTTTATAAACATAACGAAAACTTCCCGCGATAAAGAAAGGCTCAACGAAATAAAAAAACAAACTCTTCTTAAAGCTAAAGAACTTCTTGAACATCAGATTGATAGCGCAAAAAAAATGGCGCTTTTTCTGGGAGAAAGCACGGCTAAAAGCGAAGAACTTTTAAACCAGCTTCTTAAAATTTTGGAAAATGATGATGAACAATAA
- a CDS encoding DUF3467 domain-containing protein, protein MEKKKDGEIEIEIDEQTSNGIYSNLALITHSESEFVIDFIFFQPQNRKAKVRSRIITSPGHVKKMIAALQDNITKYEAKFGEVKTTVRDVSGSKSEYYN, encoded by the coding sequence ATGGAAAAGAAAAAAGACGGGGAAATAGAAATAGAAATAGACGAGCAGACTTCAAACGGGATTTATTCGAATCTGGCTTTGATAACGCATTCCGAAAGTGAGTTTGTTATTGATTTTATTTTCTTTCAGCCGCAAAACCGCAAAGCGAAAGTCAGAAGCAGGATTATTACTTCTCCTGGACATGTAAAAAAGATGATAGCGGCTTTGCAGGACAATATTACAAAATATGAAGCTAAGTTTGGAGAGGTCAAAACAACCGTCAGAGATGTCAGCGGCTCTAAGTCCGAATATTATAATTGA
- a CDS encoding amidohydrolase family protein: protein MEIIDSHCHIWPEKVAQKAKEYLERAFNHKMIDLPIADNLLKYMDAATISKSVISSVASRPDQVISINNWLFSIKNERFIPFASMHPFFHEFAGTHALNEEIKRIKDNAFGIKLQPEFQNFYVDDKKAFVLYEKLQKFNLPVIFHCGIELSSPGEIKSSPNRIIKLLGKFPEMKIIGAHMGGFMIWEEVLDKLAGRNIYFDTSDSIRAMKRELLDKFFEKHGFDRIIYGSDFPMQMPKDEVEFIYNLNIPQESKRKILSVNISKIIER, encoded by the coding sequence ATGGAAATAATAGATTCGCATTGTCATATCTGGCCTGAAAAAGTGGCTCAAAAAGCGAAAGAGTATCTTGAACGCGCTTTTAATCATAAGATGATTGATTTGCCGATAGCCGATAATCTCTTGAAATATATGGACGCGGCTACAATAAGCAAAAGCGTTATTTCTTCTGTAGCATCTCGTCCAGATCAAGTAATCTCAATAAATAACTGGCTTTTTTCGATAAAGAATGAAAGGTTTATTCCTTTTGCTTCAATGCACCCCTTTTTTCATGAGTTTGCAGGAACGCATGCTCTTAACGAAGAAATAAAAAGAATAAAAGACAATGCTTTCGGAATTAAGCTGCAGCCGGAATTTCAGAATTTTTATGTCGATGATAAAAAAGCCTTTGTTCTTTATGAAAAACTTCAGAAATTTAATCTTCCTGTAATATTTCACTGCGGAATTGAACTCAGTTCTCCTGGCGAAATTAAATCTTCTCCTAACAGAATAATAAAACTGCTCGGCAAATTTCCAGAAATGAAAATAATCGGAGCACATATGGGCGGATTTATGATATGGGAAGAAGTTTTGGATAAACTTGCCGGCAGAAATATCTATTTTGACACTTCAGACAGCATAAGAGCGATGAAAAGAGAGCTTTTGGACAAATTTTTTGAAAAACACGGTTTTGACAGAATTATCTATGGTTCTGATTTTCCTATGCAGATGCCAAAAGATGAAGTAGAGTTTATCTATAATTTAAACATACCACAGGAAAGCAAACGAAAAATCCTTTCAGTTAATATTTCCAAAATCATAGAGAGATAA
- the pta gene encoding phosphate acetyltransferase produces the protein MDIRKHILDMASKVKGKVILPESTDARVLKAAQMLVKDAIASVVLPISDLKSVEDAAESAGVNLSGIELVHIDSALIDEKVIEDFVVARVKKGMNQQEALNLLKTPLYFSMMYLKSKKCDACVCGAVYDTADVLRASLHTIGTMEGIRLISSFFLMIPPENHKIVKEPVLFADCGVNPDPSSLGLKDIANATIYNYKKLFPEKTINTAFLSFSTKGSAKHKILDKIMEAVELTKELFENDKSVNIDGELQFDTAVIEDVAKRKAPDSKVAGKTNIFIFPDLNAGNIGYKMAERLGGFQALGPIIQGLALPVSDLSRGCNADDIYMVSAIMLLQK, from the coding sequence ATGGACATAAGAAAACATATTCTGGATATGGCGTCAAAAGTAAAAGGAAAAGTAATTTTGCCTGAAAGTACAGATGCCAGAGTTTTGAAAGCTGCACAGATGTTGGTTAAAGATGCAATAGCTTCCGTCGTTTTGCCGATATCGGATTTAAAATCCGTTGAAGATGCTGCGGAGTCCGCAGGCGTAAATCTTTCCGGTATAGAACTCGTGCACATAGACAGTGCTTTAATCGATGAAAAAGTTATAGAGGATTTTGTCGTTGCGCGTGTAAAAAAAGGTATGAATCAACAAGAAGCGCTGAATCTTTTAAAAACTCCTCTTTATTTCTCAATGATGTATCTTAAAAGCAAAAAATGCGATGCATGCGTCTGCGGAGCCGTTTACGATACCGCTGATGTTTTAAGAGCCTCTCTTCACACTATAGGAACAATGGAAGGAATAAGGCTTATATCTTCTTTCTTTCTTATGATACCTCCAGAAAATCATAAAATCGTAAAAGAACCAGTACTATTTGCTGACTGCGGCGTAAATCCTGACCCTTCTTCTTTAGGACTTAAAGATATAGCCAATGCCACAATATACAACTATAAAAAGCTTTTTCCAGAAAAAACGATTAATACAGCTTTTCTTTCCTTTTCCACAAAAGGCAGCGCAAAACATAAAATTTTAGATAAAATAATGGAAGCCGTAGAACTGACAAAAGAACTTTTTGAAAACGATAAAAGCGTAAATATTGACGGCGAATTGCAGTTTGACACAGCGGTTATAGAAGACGTGGCAAAAAGAAAAGCGCCAGATTCTAAAGTCGCGGGCAAAACGAATATATTTATATTTCCTGATTTAAATGCAGGAAACATAGGTTACAAAATGGCTGAAAGGCTCGGCGGATTTCAGGCTCTAGGCCCGATAATTCAGGGACTTGCTTTGCCTGTGAGCGATTTAAGCAGGGGCTGTAATGCCGATGATATATATATGGTAAGCGCAATAATGCTTCTTCAGAAATAA
- a CDS encoding SpoIIE family protein phosphatase encodes MNNKRLYFDDYVFAISKNNQSVCGDIFGILRKSTYTLAILCDGIGSGIKANIAAGMCCERVKNLSLSGLSLRKIFERISSEMEKSKTSDSFYCALSAAVLFPDGKVIAAAYEMPMPFMLEDGGKWSSVKYDRVGSFHEANFSLKENDALCFVSDGITQAGMGSSGVLGAKGALDILNFNLHKVMLADMPKMLTLKAREISGSFDDDMTTVILSARQSNAFCVFSGPPLLKTDDEKAVEKLLSFEGKKAVCGSTTMDIFCRVSGKKAKIDASFFMDFIPPEYEIEGLDFASEGAITLNQCFNIINDKEILQKAQTPPAKLANLLNESDIIHFIEGMSVNKGHGDVMFKQMGILPREKIIYKISNELIKADKIVSKEEI; translated from the coding sequence ATGAACAATAAACGACTTTATTTTGACGATTATGTTTTTGCAATATCAAAAAACAATCAAAGCGTCTGCGGAGACATTTTCGGAATTTTAAGAAAATCCACTTATACCCTTGCGATTTTATGCGACGGTATAGGTTCGGGAATTAAAGCAAATATTGCTGCTGGTATGTGCTGCGAAAGGGTAAAAAATTTGTCTTTAAGTGGCCTGTCGCTGAGAAAAATATTCGAACGCATATCTTCCGAAATGGAAAAGTCAAAGACATCGGACAGTTTTTATTGTGCGCTGTCTGCAGCGGTTCTGTTTCCCGATGGAAAAGTTATTGCGGCCGCTTATGAAATGCCTATGCCGTTTATGCTTGAAGATGGAGGAAAATGGTCTTCGGTAAAATATGACCGCGTTGGAAGTTTTCATGAAGCAAACTTCAGTTTAAAAGAAAATGACGCTCTATGTTTTGTTTCTGACGGCATAACGCAGGCCGGAATGGGATCGTCCGGAGTCTTAGGTGCGAAAGGAGCTTTAGACATTCTAAATTTTAACCTTCATAAAGTTATGCTTGCGGATATGCCAAAAATGCTTACGTTAAAAGCGCGTGAAATTTCAGGATCCTTTGATGATGACATGACCACAGTAATTCTTTCGGCTAGACAGTCGAACGCATTTTGCGTTTTTTCTGGACCGCCGCTGTTAAAAACAGATGATGAAAAAGCCGTTGAAAAGCTTCTTTCTTTTGAAGGGAAAAAAGCCGTGTGTGGCTCAACAACAATGGACATTTTTTGCAGAGTGAGCGGCAAGAAGGCTAAAATTGACGCGTCTTTTTTTATGGATTTCATTCCTCCAGAATATGAAATAGAAGGTCTAGACTTTGCTTCCGAAGGCGCGATAACTTTAAATCAGTGTTTTAATATTATAAATGACAAAGAAATTCTTCAAAAAGCACAGACACCGCCTGCAAAGCTTGCAAATCTTTTAAACGAATCGGATATAATACATTTTATTGAAGGAATGTCGGTAAACAAAGGTCACGGGGATGTAATGTTTAAACAGATGGGGATATTGCCTAGAGAAAAAATAATATATAAAATAAGTAACGAGCTTATAAAAGCGGATAAAATAGTGTCAAAAGAAGAAATATAA
- the thpR gene encoding RNA 2',3'-cyclic phosphodiesterase yields MRLFAAVFISSDIAEKIYAFSKTAAEYFKVKAVMCAKMHITVKYFGKKDCEECLKIVENAIEGIRKFEAVVKGVNFFSRSKYADVLWAGVKDKTFSLKKMALSMDNSQNEYIAHITLVRFRNNCVRESLLDKYLSESFIKEKEFGRFTVKKVVLVNSVLRPGINRYEILKEFDLR; encoded by the coding sequence ATGAGATTGTTTGCCGCAGTATTTATTTCCTCAGATATTGCGGAGAAAATATATGCGTTTTCAAAAACTGCGGCAGAATATTTTAAAGTTAAAGCTGTTATGTGCGCAAAAATGCATATTACAGTCAAATATTTTGGCAAAAAAGATTGCGAAGAATGTCTGAAAATTGTTGAGAATGCAATTGAAGGTATAAGAAAATTTGAAGCTGTAGTTAAAGGCGTCAATTTTTTTTCGCGCAGTAAATATGCAGATGTTTTATGGGCGGGTGTCAAAGACAAAACGTTTTCTTTAAAAAAAATGGCTTTGAGCATGGACAATTCGCAGAATGAGTACATCGCACATATAACTTTGGTGCGGTTTAGAAATAACTGTGTTAGGGAAAGCCTGCTGGATAAATATTTGTCGGAAAGTTTTATCAAAGAAAAAGAATTCGGAAGATTTACGGTGAAAAAAGTCGTTCTGGTCAACAGCGTTCTGCGGCCAGGCATAAACCGTTACGAAATCTTAAAAGAATTCGATTTAAGGTGA
- the thrC gene encoding threonine synthase, with protein sequence MHYKGLIEKYRKFLPVNEKTPVISLQEGSTPLIPAKNLSKKLGFNGEIYFKFEGMNPTGSFKDRGMTMAVSKAVEEGSKAVICASTGNTSASAAAYAARAAIKCIVLIPEGKIALGKLSQAVMHGAEVLEVDGNFDEALNLVKELSEKYPLTLVNSINPFRIEGQKTAAFEICETLGQSPDYQFMPVGNAGNITAYWKGYKEYNGLFPKQYALPKMMGFQAAGAAPIVKGSPVEKPETIATAIRIGNPASWKTAEEARDESKGIIDSVTDEEILEAYSMIAINEGVFCEPASASSLAGLIKYIRRGYFKTTLPVKTVCILTGHGLKDPDTAVSNAVKPKKVKANISQIIKMINL encoded by the coding sequence ATGCACTACAAAGGTTTGATAGAAAAGTATAGAAAATTTTTGCCGGTTAACGAAAAAACTCCAGTAATTTCACTTCAAGAAGGAAGCACTCCGCTTATTCCCGCAAAAAATCTGTCGAAAAAACTTGGATTTAACGGCGAAATATATTTTAAATTTGAAGGCATGAACCCTACAGGTTCCTTCAAAGACAGGGGAATGACGATGGCTGTTTCCAAAGCAGTTGAAGAAGGAAGCAAAGCCGTTATATGTGCTTCAACAGGAAATACTTCTGCATCAGCTGCGGCATATGCTGCAAGAGCGGCGATAAAATGCATAGTTTTAATTCCCGAAGGGAAAATAGCTTTGGGAAAACTTTCTCAGGCTGTTATGCATGGCGCTGAAGTTTTGGAAGTTGACGGAAATTTTGACGAAGCGTTAAATCTCGTAAAAGAGCTTAGCGAAAAATATCCACTTACGCTTGTAAATTCGATAAATCCTTTTAGAATAGAAGGACAGAAGACGGCTGCTTTCGAGATATGCGAAACGCTCGGGCAATCGCCCGATTATCAGTTTATGCCAGTTGGAAACGCTGGAAATATTACAGCTTACTGGAAAGGATACAAAGAATATAATGGACTTTTTCCAAAACAATATGCACTTCCGAAAATGATGGGTTTTCAAGCTGCGGGAGCAGCACCGATAGTCAAAGGCAGTCCCGTTGAAAAACCTGAAACAATAGCTACTGCTATAAGAATAGGAAATCCTGCTTCTTGGAAAACTGCCGAAGAAGCAAGAGATGAATCTAAAGGTATTATAGATTCCGTTACCGATGAAGAAATACTCGAAGCTTATTCGATGATTGCTATAAATGAAGGCGTTTTTTGCGAGCCCGCTTCGGCTTCGTCGCTTGCGGGACTTATTAAATACATAAGACGGGGATATTTTAAAACCACTCTTCCAGTAAAAACGGTGTGTATTCTTACGGGGCATGGTCTCAAAGATCCGGACACTGCCGTATCAAATGCCGTTAAGCCTAAAAAAGTAAAAGCCAATATTTCGCAGATAATAAAAATGATAAACTTGTAA